A region of candidate division WOR-3 bacterium DNA encodes the following proteins:
- a CDS encoding glycosyltransferase family 2 protein, with protein MKDKKIFVVIPVFNEGETLYRIIAETKDILPEANIVIVDDGSDPPVRLIKNPKLILIRHDENKGYGYTLINGINFSISEGAEIILTIDSDGQHFPKRIPEFLKKIEKNDIVSGTRYHPLSLKLSEPPFERKIINKIITEILNELTGYRITDSFCGYRCYRSFIFEGFYPEDKGYGFPLELWYHIYKHKFKYDEIPVELYYPVKRDFPNEIKDSEVRLKYYLKIIEKKFNKKIIKKGIELFKKYLKEKV; from the coding sequence ATGAAAGATAAAAAAATTTTTGTGGTAATACCTGTTTTCAATGAAGGTGAAACTCTTTATAGAATTATCGCAGAAACAAAGGACATTCTACCTGAAGCAAATATAGTTATAGTTGACGATGGATCAGATCCACCCGTAAGACTTATAAAAAACCCTAAATTGATTCTTATAAGGCATGATGAAAATAAAGGTTATGGCTATACTTTAATAAATGGCATAAATTTTTCAATCTCAGAGGGGGCTGAAATAATTCTAACAATAGATTCAGACGGACAGCACTTTCCAAAAAGAATACCTGAATTTTTGAAAAAAATTGAAAAAAATGATATTGTCTCAGGAACAAGATATCATCCCCTTTCCCTTAAATTATCAGAACCTCCATTTGAAAGGAAAATAATAAATAAAATAATAACAGAAATTTTAAATGAATTAACAGGTTACAGAATCACTGATTCCTTCTGTGGTTACAGGTGTTATAGAAGTTTTATATTTGAAGGATTTTACCCTGAGGATAAAGGTTACGGATTTCCACTTGAATTATGGTATCACATTTACAAACACAAATTTAAATATGATGAAATTCCAGTTGAACTTTATTATCCTGTCAAAAGGGATTTTCCAAATGAAATAAAAGACTCTGAAGTTAGATTAAAATACTACTTAAAAATAATAGAAAAAAAATTTAACAAAAAAATTATTAAAAAGGGAATTGAGCTTTTTAAAAAATATTTAAAAGAAAAAGTATGA
- a CDS encoding TIGR00269 family protein: MRCRICKERAVINIRTHNLPLCKEHFLERFESETKRIIKKYKMIKNEDKVAVAVSGGKDSLSLLYVLHKLKYNVLGIHLNLGIYSENYSLNSEKFVRNFQDKFNIPILIYDIKKNQEKGIEDLIKNRWKEKPCSVCGMVKRYLMNILALKNNCNVLATGHNLDDESARLFGNILYWQEEHIEHQELVLKEEEGLLKKIKPFIFFSEKEIALYAILKGIPYIRDECPYSIGAKTLKYKSILNNLENDSPGTKLRFLKGFYEFKSKINKNDLKSFKGTKKCRECGMPTKRDICTFCTTFEKHPFKIELKVNER, encoded by the coding sequence ATGAGATGCAGAATATGTAAGGAAAGAGCTGTCATAAATATAAGAACACATAACTTACCGCTCTGTAAAGAACACTTTTTAGAAAGATTTGAGTCTGAAACTAAAAGAATAATTAAAAAATACAAAATGATAAAAAATGAAGATAAGGTAGCAGTTGCAGTTTCAGGAGGTAAAGATTCCCTCTCCCTTTTATATGTTCTTCATAAACTAAAATACAATGTACTTGGAATACATTTAAACCTTGGTATATATAGTGAAAATTATTCTTTAAATTCTGAGAAATTTGTTAGAAATTTTCAAGATAAATTTAATATACCAATTTTAATTTATGATATAAAGAAAAATCAGGAAAAGGGAATTGAAGACCTTATTAAAAATAGATGGAAAGAAAAACCCTGTTCAGTTTGTGGTATGGTTAAAAGATATTTAATGAACATTCTTGCACTCAAAAATAACTGTAATGTTTTAGCTACAGGACACAACCTTGATGATGAATCAGCAAGACTCTTCGGAAATATTCTCTACTGGCAGGAAGAACATATCGAACATCAGGAATTGGTTTTAAAAGAAGAAGAAGGTTTACTCAAAAAAATTAAACCCTTTATTTTTTTCAGTGAAAAGGAAATTGCCTTATATGCTATTTTAAAAGGAATTCCATACATAAGGGATGAATGTCCTTACTCAATTGGTGCCAAAACTTTAAAATATAAAAGTATTCTAAATAATCTTGAAAATGATTCACCGGGAACAAAATTGAGATTTCTTAAGGGATTTTATGAATTTAAAAGCAAAATAAATAAAAATGATTTAAAAAGTTTTAAGGGAACAAAAAAATGCAGGGAGTGTGGAATGCCTACAAAAAGAGATATATGCACCTTTTGCACAACCTTTGAAAAACACCCTTTTAAAATTGAATTAAAGGTAAATGAAAGATAA
- the lepB gene encoding signal peptidase I has protein sequence MDKKPLKKHIEEWLWAFIVVFFVIRPFFLQAYRIPSGSMEDTLLPGDFLFVFKPIFGFEIPYTEIKFFQFIKPKRGDIVVFRYPLDISKDFVKRVIGLEGDTIMIRDKRVYVNGKLLIEEYAIHKDERIIQSPYKLDNKVFIEYFQKEWERRVFIDDINLRDNFGPIVVPPKTYFVMGDNRDFSSDSRFFGPVPEKYLKGIPFFIYFSWDGSVPFYNIFKSIRWNRLFQFPFLWRKRYEMQNM, from the coding sequence TTGGATAAAAAACCTTTAAAAAAACATATTGAAGAATGGTTATGGGCTTTTATTGTTGTATTCTTTGTAATTAGACCCTTTTTTCTTCAAGCTTACAGAATACCATCCGGCTCAATGGAAGATACCCTTTTACCAGGTGATTTTCTTTTTGTTTTTAAACCAATATTCGGATTTGAAATTCCTTATACAGAAATAAAGTTTTTTCAATTTATAAAACCTAAAAGGGGTGATATTGTTGTTTTTAGATACCCACTTGACATATCAAAAGATTTTGTTAAAAGAGTAATAGGTTTAGAGGGTGACACAATAATGATAAGGGATAAAAGAGTATATGTTAACGGTAAATTACTTATTGAAGAATATGCAATTCACAAGGATGAAAGAATAATACAGTCCCCTTACAAGTTAGATAACAAAGTATTTATTGAATATTTCCAAAAAGAATGGGAAAGAAGAGTTTTTATTGATGATATAAATCTAAGGGATAATTTTGGACCTATTGTTGTTCCACCCAAAACATATTTTGTTATGGGGGATAATAGAGATTTTTCTTCTGATTCAAGATTTTTTGGACCTGTTCCTGAAAAATATTTAAAAGGTATCCCATTTTTTATTTATTTTTCCTGGGATGGAAGTGTTCCTTTTTATAACATATTTAAAAGTATAAGATGGAATAGATTGTTCCAGTTCCCTTTTCTATGGAGAAAAAGATATGAGATGCAGAATATGTAA
- a CDS encoding Do family serine endopeptidase, with translation MKKIFIASIISLFAGFVIASILLFKLEKANKLEAEVKTSESEKNQNIEISTSSNFSFSELAKDVIPGVVNIRATKKVKLPTFHFEDPFFREFFKDFFKFQPPREQEYETDILGSGFIFRKNGNKYYIMTNYHVIREVDKIKIILWDKREFDPEEVKIVGKDKLTDIAVLEVESKDELTVLKLGNSDEIEIGDWVIAVGNPFGLNGTVTFGVVSAKHRSGINLPGGEIYQDFIQTDAAINPGNSGGPLINMKGEVIGVNTAITSPTAGNVGIGFAIPINIAKKTAEQLIEKGVVKRGYLGVRIQEVSSSIAERYKLKKPMGALVTNVEKGTPAEKAKINEGDIIIEVDGEPVKDVEDLRLKIGSHFPGDKVKIKLINKEGKEREVTVTLAELKEEKIAKTQEEREEYTWLGMKVETIDERLKDKYGIEEDEGVVVVDIEPDSPAYDSGIREGDLIVKVEDMRIKDYEDFEKAKEKYEKQKVILFTVMRKGIKTIIAVKK, from the coding sequence ATGAAAAAGATTTTTATTGCTTCAATAATATCCCTTTTTGCAGGCTTTGTTATTGCAAGTATTTTACTTTTTAAACTTGAAAAAGCAAATAAACTGGAAGCAGAAGTAAAAACATCTGAATCAGAAAAAAACCAAAATATAGAAATTTCAACAAGTTCAAATTTTTCTTTTTCTGAACTCGCAAAAGATGTTATACCAGGTGTTGTTAATATAAGGGCTACAAAAAAAGTAAAACTCCCTACATTCCATTTTGAAGACCCATTTTTCAGGGAATTCTTTAAAGATTTCTTTAAATTTCAGCCACCAAGAGAGCAGGAATATGAAACAGATATTTTAGGTTCTGGTTTTATTTTCAGGAAAAATGGAAATAAATATTACATTATGACAAACTACCATGTAATCAGAGAAGTTGACAAAATAAAAATAATATTATGGGATAAAAGAGAATTTGACCCTGAGGAAGTAAAAATTGTAGGAAAGGATAAATTAACAGATATTGCAGTTCTTGAAGTGGAGTCAAAAGATGAATTAACTGTTTTAAAACTGGGAAATTCCGATGAAATTGAAATCGGTGACTGGGTGATCGCAGTTGGAAACCCATTTGGATTAAACGGAACAGTAACCTTCGGTGTAGTTTCAGCTAAACACAGATCAGGAATAAACTTACCCGGCGGAGAAATTTATCAGGACTTCATACAAACTGATGCTGCTATAAACCCTGGTAATTCAGGCGGACCTCTTATAAATATGAAAGGAGAAGTGATAGGTGTAAACACAGCTATAACCTCTCCGACTGCTGGAAATGTGGGTATAGGCTTTGCTATTCCCATAAATATTGCTAAAAAAACTGCAGAACAGCTTATAGAAAAAGGTGTTGTAAAAAGAGGTTATCTTGGTGTAAGGATACAGGAAGTAAGTTCAAGTATTGCTGAAAGGTACAAATTAAAAAAGCCTATGGGAGCACTTGTAACAAATGTGGAAAAGGGAACACCTGCTGAAAAGGCAAAAATAAATGAAGGTGACATAATTATTGAAGTGGATGGAGAACCTGTAAAGGATGTAGAAGATTTAAGGCTCAAAATCGGTTCCCATTTCCCTGGAGATAAAGTAAAAATTAAACTTATAAATAAAGAAGGAAAAGAAAGGGAAGTAACAGTTACCCTTGCTGAACTTAAAGAAGAAAAAATAGCAAAAACTCAAGAAGAAAGAGAAGAATATACCTGGCTTGGAATGAAGGTTGAAACAATTGATGAAAGATTAAAGGATAAATATGGAATTGAAGAAGATGAAGGTGTTGTTGTAGTTGATATTGAACCTGATTCTCCTGCTTATGATTCTGGAATTAGAGAAGGTGACCTAATTGTAAAAGTTGAAGATATGAGAATAAAAGATTATGAAGATTTTGAAAAAGCAAAAGAAAAATACGAAAAGCAAAAGGTAATTTTATTCACTGTGATGAGAAAGGGAATTAAAACTATTATAGCAGTTAAAAAGTAA